The Mucilaginibacter sp. PAMB04168 genome contains the following window.
TGAATGGTTTGATGCTGCCTTACAATACCATAACCAATAGCCTTAATTTAGGGGCAGAAACTAAGATTAGCAATAAGATTAATTTAAGCTACAAAGTATATGCTACCCGCACTAACAGCCGATCGCCGGTAACGGGGGCAAGCCCCTCTGCATTCACCCAAATGCAGCACCAAGGGGCTATCAATTATAATCCAACAAACAATTTCTTCCTGAAATTATCAGGCGATCATTACTACACCAGCCAGAGTTTGCGGGATGATCTCAATTACTCATTCGCCGATTTTTCGGCCCGGTATAAGATTAATAAACGGAATCTTGATCTGGAACTTAACGTGCTCAATATTTTTGATACCAAAACTTATAGTATGCCATTTTTAACAGCCAATAATTTTACGAACAGCGTTTACACGCTCCCCGGCAGAATGATGACGTTAAAAGCAGCGTTTAATTTTTAAAGAAGTCTCTCCTAACGCTCTGTATGGAGCGCTTTAGTATACCATCAAATCCATTGTCATCTTTAACGATAGCAAGCGATCTTTTAACTTGGTAAGCTATCGCTGCAAAAAGAGTTCTCGTTAGCGCTCGAAATAACAATTTGTTTAAAAGCCCTTTCCCGGGGCAAGGTTTGGGAATGGGCTCTATTTTTTATTGAGATTAGTAATGATCCGGTTCAATACATTAACGGTCGCATTATATTCCTCGTTGGTAATGCCTCTCATCATTTGTTTAACCTGTTGCTCGTACGTTGCGGTAACATCATCAAAAAGTTGCTTGCCGGTATCTGTAAACTTAAAGTTGCTATAATCAGGTTGTATCCAGCCGCGTGCAAGCAGGTTATCAATAACGCCTTTAAGCCGTTCTAATTTTATAAAGTATTTAATTTCCTCGTGGTGAGCTTCTATATTTATAAAACCGTTAGTATCGATAGTGCGCAGCACCATCCAATGATACCGCGTAATGCAATATTGATCAAAAGCATTTTCAAAAAAAGCAGTAATAAGTTGGTCGGCTTCTTTCAAATACCAGCCAATAGGCTTTTGCCCAGCAGGTGCACCAGAAGGGATCATAAATTGTTAGTTACAGATCACTTAACAATTCAAGCTTCTTTTGGTTGTACTCTTCTTGTGAAATAAGGCCGTTATCAAACAGCATCTTTAATTTTTTAAGTTTTTCTGTCAGTTCATCTGGCTTTGGCGGGGCAACAAACTCCGGAACGGGAGGCGGCGTTTCAACCGGTGCAGGTCTTGGTGCAAAAAGCTGCTCAATAGGTTTTTCAACAGGAGCCGGTGCCGGTGGTGGCGTCACTGGTGTATGCTGTATTTTTTGCAGTTCTTCGCGTTTGCGCTCATTCTCGCGGCATTCCTGCGAGAATTGGTATAATTTGCGGCCTTGCACCTTAGGCAAATAATCAACGCCCATTTCGGCACCTTGCGTAGTTTTAACCGTAAACACCGAGCCAATGATCTCCTCTTTCATATTTACATCGGCAATGTCTTTCCATATAAAGTCCACAAACTTTAAGGATAGGCCCAGGTTTGCTGGTGTAAAGAACAACACTCTGCGGTTAGTTACCACCACACAATCGGGCAGCAGGTTCACTAAAGGCTTTTTCTGGGTACCAATGTACAAGGTCTCCTCGCCGGGCGGAAGCAGTTCTGTAAGGCGGGTATATACTTTTTCGACCGCTTTGGGTTCCTGCTGGTCGTTTAAAAATTTTTCGATCATAAAAGATGAATAACTTATTGCAACCAAATGTAATAAAAAAATGGCCTTTCCAAATGCGGTGCAATAGGTGGCTCATGAAATCTCCCCCAGGCAAGGAACCTCAGAAAAATGTCATTTCAAATAATAATTAAAGATCTTTTCATACTGGATAACTAATCTTGTTAAAAAGATTTCCCGTTAGTACTCAAAATAATATATTGGTTTATGTTATTCTAAACTCTCCCTCTTGGGGCGGTTTGAAAGGCGGCTAAGCAATCAATAAATTACACCCCCTGATGTCCGAAAAATCAAAACGACCTAATATTTCAAATGACTGGTCATCATAAATCTTACCTAAATCTTGAGTAGCAATAAAAGAACAGGAATTGATGTTAGCCAGATCAATCACGTTAATACCGCCTGTTTTGCCCAAACTTACATAGCTGGCTGGGTCATTGGTGTCGCGTGTTTGAATACGCATCCAGGGTGGGCAATTAAAAATGCCGTAACCTTTAGAGTATGCTTGCGATAGTAATTCTGTCATGCCGTACTCCGAATGGATCGCCTCAACGCCAAAGCCCTGGCATAATATGGCGTGCAATTCCTCCCGTATCATTTCCTTGCGGCGGCCTTTCATTCCACCGGTTTCCATTACAATTAGTTGAGGGAAGTCAATGGGGTAGCGTTCCACAAAATCAAGCAGGGCGAAGGTTACGCCAATAAGCAGGGTAGGTGTGCCCGATTGTTTCAATTTCAACAACTGCTGTTGTAAATCTTCGTGATTGTAAAGATAAAAGCCGCTGTCGGGGTGGGCTGATTGTTTGATCAGATCGTCGGCCATGTAAACCAGCGAAGAGCCCGCCCGCTCCAAATAAGCGGGTAGTAGCGCTAAGATGCAGTACTGTTTAACATCACCATAAAATAATTCAAACGCCTGCCTGAAACTTTGCTGGTACCAGCTTACATCGGCTATATAATGGCTGCTGGTGATCATGCCCGTAGTACCTGAACTGGTAAAGATAAGCTCCGGGTCGTGGGTAGTACTTACCACTTTATGGTTCTTAAAAAACTCAATAGGCAGAAAAGGTATATCAGTAAGCTGTTTAACAGATTGCGGATCTATATTTAATCCTTGAAGAAACTGACGGTATATATGGCAGTTATGAGCCTGATAAGCAAAAACTTGCAAGGCCGCCTCATTAAATTGCTGCTCGTTACTGATAGAAAATATGTGCTGCGGTAGCGGCTTTTGCATGTGCAAAGATAACAAGCGTTAGGTTGTGAACGTTATGTAATGGGTATTGATTACAGTGCGTCAACAAAAATATAATGCATGTTATTGTTAATGCACCTGTTATTATCCCTTATTCAACACTAAAAATCTATACAATGAAAACGTTAAAATTATTATCTGTTCCGTTGCTTTTAAGCTTGTTTCTGGTACTAACCTCCGCTCAAAGTGCAGGTAAGGAAAAAGAAACCGAGCGTATACAAAACGCTACCAAAGTGCTTAATACGTTTGCCGGTTCAGACGAAACCATTCCGCAGGAACTGCTTAAAGTTACAGAAGGTATTGTAGTGATTCCTAAAATGATTAACGCCAGTTTTGGCATAGGCGGCAAACGTGGTAAAGGGATAGCTACGGTGAAGCTGGCCGACGGCACATGGAGCAATCCGGTTTTTATTACACTTACAGGCGGTAGTATCGGCTTTCAAATCGGCGTGCAGTCGGTAGACCTGGTATTGGTATTTAAAAACAAAGGGGTGTTAACCCAGGTAAAAAATGGCGACTTTACCATTGGTGGTGATATATCGGCCGCTGCTGGTCCGGTGGGTCGTAGCTCAAGCGCGAGCACTGACCATAAATTGGAAGCCGAGGTTTACTCTTATTCACGTAGCCGAGGTTTATTTGCGGGCATCAGCGTT
Protein-coding sequences here:
- a CDS encoding lipid-binding SYLF domain-containing protein, whose amino-acid sequence is MKTLKLLSVPLLLSLFLVLTSAQSAGKEKETERIQNATKVLNTFAGSDETIPQELLKVTEGIVVIPKMINASFGIGGKRGKGIATVKLADGTWSNPVFITLTGGSIGFQIGVQSVDLVLVFKNKGVLTQVKNGDFTIGGDISAAAGPVGRSSSASTDHKLEAEVYSYSRSRGLFAGISVNGSNLAIDKSANANFYGANMTSQQIFETSKSSAAPVTALKTALKGL
- a CDS encoding PH domain-containing protein, which translates into the protein MIEKFLNDQQEPKAVEKVYTRLTELLPPGEETLYIGTQKKPLVNLLPDCVVVTNRRVLFFTPANLGLSLKFVDFIWKDIADVNMKEEIIGSVFTVKTTQGAEMGVDYLPKVQGRKLYQFSQECRENERKREELQKIQHTPVTPPPAPAPVEKPIEQLFAPRPAPVETPPPVPEFVAPPKPDELTEKLKKLKMLFDNGLISQEEYNQKKLELLSDL
- a CDS encoding acyl transferase, with protein sequence MQKPLPQHIFSISNEQQFNEAALQVFAYQAHNCHIYRQFLQGLNIDPQSVKQLTDIPFLPIEFFKNHKVVSTTHDPELIFTSSGTTGMITSSHYIADVSWYQQSFRQAFELFYGDVKQYCILALLPAYLERAGSSLVYMADDLIKQSAHPDSGFYLYNHEDLQQQLLKLKQSGTPTLLIGVTFALLDFVERYPIDFPQLIVMETGGMKGRRKEMIREELHAILCQGFGVEAIHSEYGMTELLSQAYSKGYGIFNCPPWMRIQTRDTNDPASYVSLGKTGGINVIDLANINSCSFIATQDLGKIYDDQSFEILGRFDFSDIRGCNLLIA